GCGAAACCCTGAGGATGGCGGCCACTGCGGGCCGTGCCTCAGTGCGCGCCTTCCTGGGTGACTGGGGTGGTGCGGCGTCGGACGCCGGAGCCGTCCCCAACAGCTTCGACTACTATGTGGCGTCGGACGCAAACGTGGCCGCCACGCGCAACACCATAATGTGGGCCAACGGCAGGCAGCCATATCTCGCCTTCACCATGTGGAACACCTACTACGGACCGCAGCCCGACATGGCGGCCGGCGGGGCGCCCATCCGCGCGTCCGGCTACTATCAGGAAACCGGGGATCCGCGCGCGGAGTGGTTCGAGGATCCCAACTTCCCTTGGTCGAACGCCTCGCTCCTGGGATACGGACAGACTCCCTGGTTCAACCAGACCAAGTACGACGATCCCAACGACGGCTTCCGGGTGGCAAGCGGCCGCGAGATGCGCCTCATCGAAGCCGAGGCCCAGTTGTCGAACGGCAACTGGCAGGCGGCGATGACCACCATCAACAACCTGCGCGCCACCTACACCACCAACGAGACCATGCTGCATCCGGGTGGCATGCCGCTGGAGCCGCGGGATGCGATGAGCCTGGAAGGGGCCTGGACGTACCTCAAGCGGGAGCGGGCGATCGAACTCTTCCTGGAGGCGCGCACGCTGGGTGACCAGAGGCGCTGGGAGGAGAACAACACGCCCGGCGACCTGGAGCTGCCCGACTTCGAGCGTATCTCCGAGATTTTCAGCGACAACGAGCGCGGCACCCTCATCAACAATCAGGCGCGCCTCTGCTTCGACGTCCCCAACTCGGAGCGCGAACGCAACCCCAACATCCCGGAGCTCGGCGGCACCTGATCGACAGCTTCGGACGAGGTAGTCGCGGCGGCTGCCGGGGGCCTGCGGGCTCCCGGCAGCCGTTTCGCGTATATTGCCCGGGTGTCGAGCCTTAGAGGGAACGGGTGACGCGGTGATCATGGGCGCCGCAACGGACTCGGGAGGTGAACAATGCGCGATCCAACCAAACCCGAGGAGCATCCGAAGGCGAAAGGACCATGCCGCGCGTCTCCGCTCCTTCAGTTCGCCTGCACCGAAGGCGGAGATCCGGCGGCAATGACGGGAGCATTCGAAGCGTCGCCGCTCCGTCCGCCGAGGTCCAACACAACCCGCCGCCAGTTCGTCGCCGGCGCCGCGAGCGCTGGCCTTGTCCTGGCGCTGCCGTTCCCGCTGCGCCCGTGGCAGGAACGCCAGTTCGACACGGTGGTGGTCGGCGGCCGGCTGATCGATCCGGCCGAGGGGATCGACGGACGCCGCGACATCGGCATCACCGGCGGGCGGGTGGCGCGCGTCGCCGAACGCATCGCCGAGACCGAGGGCCGCCAAGTGGTGCGCGCGCATGGCATGATCGTCACCCCGGGCCTCATCGACGTTCACGTGCACGTCTACGACGGCGTTTCGGGTGTTTCCATCGAGCCGGACGTGGTGGGGATCGCCAGGGGGGTCACCACCGTCGTCGACGCCGGCTCGTCGGGCGCCACCACCTTCCCGGGCTTCAGGACCTATGTGGCGGCGCCCGCGCGAACGCGCGTGTACGCCCTCCTCAACGTGTCCAGCCCGGGCATGACCATCTCCAACGAGCTGGCCGACCTGGCGTACATCGACCCGGACGCCATCGTCGCAACCGTGGAGGCCAACCGGGACGTGATCGTGGGCCTCAAGGTGCGTATGCTGGCCGGCATCCCGGGCGGCAACGACCTGGAGGTCATGCGCCTCACCCGCCTGGCCGCGGAGGGCGCCGGCGTGCCCATCATGGTGCACATCGGCGGACAAACCTCTCCCCTCCCGCGCATCCTGGAGCTGCTCCGCCCCGGTGACGTGGTGACCCATGCCCTGCGGCGCAGCGGAAGCATCCTCGACGATGCCGGCAACGTCTACCCGGAGGTGCTGGAGGCGGTGGAGCGAGGCATCCACCTCGACATCGGCCACGGCCGCGGCAACCTGGACTTCGACGTCGCCGAGCGCGCCCTTGGCCAGGGCATCCGGCTCGCGGCCATCTCCAGCGACGTGCACCGCGGCAACGCGCTCGGCCCGGTGTTCGGCCTGCCCACCACCCTGACCAAGTTCCTGCACATGGGCATGTCCCTGGAGGAGGTGATCCGCTGCGCCACCTCCACCCCCGCGGGCATCTTCGACTTCGGGGAAGAGCTGGGCACCCTGCGAGAGGGCGCCGTGGCGGATCTCTCCGTCTTCCAGATGGTGGAGGGCGACTACGAACTGGTGGACTCCGGAGGCAAGCGCCGGACGGCTGCGCGGCGCCTGGTGCCGTACGCGGCCATGCGGGCCGGACGGCCCTACGGGGCGATCACGCGATGAGGTCCGTCCGCTCCCTGGCCACGGTTGCGATCCTGCTCGCCCTCGCCATCCCGATGGGCACCTCCGCCGCCCCCCTTCCCATCCTCACCACCCCGCAGCTCCCCTACGACACCCAATACCCCACCATCCCCTACGCAACCGGCGAGACCACCGACCCGGTGGCCGTCCTCGCCCGCGGCCTGGAGAGCGGGGAAGTGACCCTCGACCGCGAGGGCCCGAGCGCCTATCTGGCCGCCGTCCTGCGCGAACTCCGCATCCCCGTCTCTTCCCAGATGCTGGTCTTCTCCAAGACCAGCCTGCTGGCGCGGCTCATCTGGCCCGAGACCCCGCGCGCCATCTACTTCAACGACCGCGTCTACGTCGCCTGGACGCCGGGGGCGGACGGCCTTGAAATCTCCGCGCAGGACCCGGAGCTGGGACCGGTCTTCTACAACCTGGAGCCGGACGGGGAGGACGGGCCCCGCATCCGCCGCCAGACCGGCCTTTGCCTCCAGTGCCACGATTCCTACTCGCTCACCGGGGGCGGGGTGCCCCGGCACATCATGGGCTCCGGGCCGACCGACGAGAACGGCCAGCTGGCCTCCCACGAGCTGTGGCAGGTCACCACCGACACCACCCCCATCAGGGAACGCTGGGGCGGATGGTACGTCACCGGCACGCACGGCGACCAGCTCCACATGGGGAACGTCGCCCTCGGCCGCAGAGGCGACTCCCTGACCGCGGGCGGCAATCTCACGGATCTCAGCGAGTTCATCGACCTCACGCCCTACCTCGGCGCCCACAGCGACATCGTTGCCCTGCTGGTGGCCGAGCACCAGACTACCGTGCAAAACCTCATCACCCTGGTGGGATACCGCGTCCGCACCCGCCTTCACGACGACGAGCAGGAGGGCCTGCCCCCCGGCGAGATGTCTCCACGCACCACCCGCCTGGTCGAGGGCCTTGGCGAGTCGCTCGTGCGCGCTCTGTTCTTCGTGGGCACCCCGCGTCTGGAGGACCCCATCGAGGGCACCTCTGCCTTCGCCGCCGACTTCACGGTCGGCGGCCGCAGGGACGCGCAGGGCCGCTCCCTCCGCGACCTGGATCTGCGCACCCGCCTCTTCCGCCACCCGCTGAGCTAC
This genomic stretch from Gammaproteobacteria bacterium harbors:
- a CDS encoding amidohydrolase/deacetylase family metallohydrolase; the encoded protein is MTGAFEASPLRPPRSNTTRRQFVAGAASAGLVLALPFPLRPWQERQFDTVVVGGRLIDPAEGIDGRRDIGITGGRVARVAERIAETEGRQVVRAHGMIVTPGLIDVHVHVYDGVSGVSIEPDVVGIARGVTTVVDAGSSGATTFPGFRTYVAAPARTRVYALLNVSSPGMTISNELADLAYIDPDAIVATVEANRDVIVGLKVRMLAGIPGGNDLEVMRLTRLAAEGAGVPIMVHIGGQTSPLPRILELLRPGDVVTHALRRSGSILDDAGNVYPEVLEAVERGIHLDIGHGRGNLDFDVAERALGQGIRLAAISSDVHRGNALGPVFGLPTTLTKFLHMGMSLEEVIRCATSTPAGIFDFGEELGTLREGAVADLSVFQMVEGDYELVDSGGKRRTAARRLVPYAAMRAGRPYGAITR
- a CDS encoding RagB/SusD family nutrient uptake outer membrane protein, yielding MNIKKAFRSAALLVTVFALSACEVINPGPIQDEFLVREESREGLVNGSQRRLNEGIGWIGYTGALVTRQIMPGGQTGAYGHNVLEQGGFLQPGGRGGQFNDAQQGRFIAETALKLFAESEDPVDSEIVAQANVWAGFSNRLLGENWCEAVIDGSELLPGSDYLRRAEEQFSAALALNPGETLRMAATAGRASVRAFLGDWGGAASDAGAVPNSFDYYVASDANVAATRNTIMWANGRQPYLAFTMWNTYYGPQPDMAAGGAPIRASGYYQETGDPRAEWFEDPNFPWSNASLLGYGQTPWFNQTKYDDPNDGFRVASGREMRLIEAEAQLSNGNWQAAMTTINNLRATYTTNETMLHPGGMPLEPRDAMSLEGAWTYLKRERAIELFLEARTLGDQRRWEENNTPGDLELPDFERISEIFSDNERGTLINNQARLCFDVPNSERERNPNIPELGGT